From a single Molothrus ater isolate BHLD 08-10-18 breed brown headed cowbird chromosome Z, BPBGC_Mater_1.1, whole genome shotgun sequence genomic region:
- the NUDT2 gene encoding bis(5'-nucleosyl)-tetraphosphatase [asymmetrical]: MAVRACGLIIFRRLQPAPSSKVTDSIEYLLLQTSYGSHHWTPPKGHVDPGEDDLQTAFRETQEEAGLQASQLTLIEGYKKELHYPVHGKPKTVVYWLAEMKDCNTEIKLSEEHQAFQWLKLEDACKFAEYEDMQAMLKEVHQFLCSRE; encoded by the exons aTGGCTGTGAGAGCTTGTGGCTTGATCATcttcaggaggctgcagccagcaccgTCCTCTAAGGTCACTGACAGCATTGAGTACCTCCTGCTGCAGACATCCTACGGGAGCCACCACTGGACCCCGCCCAAAG GCCACGTGGACCCTGGGGAGGATGACCTGCAGACAGCCTTCCGGGAAACACAGGAGGAGGCAGGTCTGCAGGCCAGCCAGCTCACCCTCATCGAGGGCTACAAGAAGGAGCTGCACTACCCTGTCCATGGCAAGCCCAAGACCGTTGTGTACTGGCTGGCAGAAATGAAGGACTGCAACACAGAAATCAAGCTGTCAGAGGAGCACCAAGCTTTCCAGTGGCTGAAGCTGGAGGATGCCTGCAAATTTGCAGAATATGAGGACATGCAAGCAATGCTGAAAGAAGTGCATCAATTTCTGTGCTCCAGAGAATAA